The Chanos chanos chromosome 3, fChaCha1.1, whole genome shotgun sequence genome segment TGGGGCACTGTGTGTGACGATAACTGGAACCTGAAGGCGGCCACGGTGGTGTGTCGTGAGCTGGGTTTTGGCAGCGCCAAAGAGGCCCTGACTGGGGCTAGACTGGGACAAGGTCAGCCTCCCCCGTCTCTATTCACACACAAGTTCTAAATCCAGAGTAGACTCAGGTTGTTAGAAAACACACCTTTTAGAGTCTAAAACGCTGCTGGCCTGGTTGGACGCTCTGAGAATGTTTAGACTGAATAAGCTAAAGTTGTGACCCGAGAGGAAATCCTGCAGAGGCGTTCTGACGCTCCGGACGACAGCTGAGCGTTATCCCAGTGAGCGCAGACAGCAGTTTTTTCCCATACGGATCAAACCGGAGTAAAGGCATGTGCCCAATCCTGCCCAGTTCAGAACATCTGCCTGCCAAATGCTGGGAGCGAAAACCAACTGATCCCGCTTTAAATACGGAATGTTCTAAGGGTATCTCGCTCAAATGTCAGCGTGCATTTGTAAAAGGTCACATGACACTCTCCTTTAAGTGCCTATTTATCAGACAGATAGGGCAGCTGAGCTGCAGTCAAAAACACATGCGCAGCTTTTCCAATCTAAAGGCAAAACTAGAACAATAAATTAGTATTCAAACAGTTATGTGAAATTTGGGTGGAGAATTGGGCCCGGAGCCACGAGTCTTACGTGGTTCATTTAccttttgtatgtttgttaaaGTTAATAAAATCCTGACAGGACTGAGTATGCCGAAGcaaataccaaacaaacatcacatgaacGTCTTATCGTCTTTATCAAAACTGCCGTTTATCCTGTTCatgaagagagaaaggtcacaaggaaaggaCGCACCGAAGAGACGCACTTATCTGATTGTGAGGGCTACCCTTTCACTGGGAAAACAGATTTCAGGCCAAAAAAGAGCcacttaaagaaaagaaaaggaaaaacaaaacaaaacagagagaaaccccccccccgcaaaaTTCTCAGATAGTTAGGGTTCCAGCCAGTCACTGGTCACACAGAATCCCAAAAATTCTGCCGAAAATTCGGCCAAAAATGAAatcagggggtgctgtcctgttttgattttgactgttgtgacatgtaaagccctctgagactgtaaacagtgatagtgggctctaaataaacttgaaacttggcAGAAGTCTCATTCCACGTTTCTTGATCTGTCAACAATAAAACTTAACATTGCTTCACATTAttactctttttattttacatgcaAACTGCAGTCTGACAGGCTCATATTAATAGTGGAGAGACTGAAGTTGTGGGAGGCAAAGAAAAACCTCTAAATTTTCCCTAAAAAAGAGCGGTGAGGAGAATAATGTAAATCTTCGCAGACAGGAGAAACATCAGTCAGGCCTTATCTTTAGCTACAAACCTCCGCAGCCTAAACAGAATCCCAGCAGTCTTTGCAGCAGCCCAGGGAAGATGGGCCTGGTATGCAAGAGGAAATCTAACTCAATGACAGTGGAAAATCCATTATATACACATGGATTGCTTCATTcgatgagaggagaaaaacaaaaacatttccgACGATCTTCTGTTTGCCCAAAAAACGGTCTGTGAGAGCAGCAGACAAAACTATCTGAACTCCTATAAACTTCCTTTACTTTTGATCTGCGTGAAAAATGACCGCTGTGTGGAAAAGTCAGGCCAGGTCAGTATAAATGTTTGAGCCGCTGTGTCTGAAGTCCTTTGAAAGATCATGAGGTACTTATGCTGTAAACCAAATGGACGCGGGCAAATGGAGAGAGTTAACCGGactcctgtgttttctctaGGCATGGGTCCCGTCCATATGAATGAAGTGGAATGTTCTGGGTTTGAGAAGTCCCTCACCGAATGTTTCTTTAACAAAGACGCTCTGGGCTGCAGCCACGAGGAGGACGCAGCTGTGAAATGTAACGTACCTGCCATGGGCTTCCAGAGCAGGGTGAGAGTCTGTCCTCCACCACACACGCCACGCCACACGCCACACGCCACCGCAAGACAACACCAGAACCCTCATATTCAGACCTGTGTATTCAGATTCTGgatatcagaatcagaatcaggaTCAGGATCAGGATCAGGATTAAGATCAGGATCAGAATCCTGTATTTGTCAAATGTAGCAACGATCAGGAATTGTCCTTGGCATATTGGTGCCCAGCAACATAGGAGAAGCACAGGAAAGGcaaggaccacacacacacacacacacacacacgcacacacacacacacacatacacacgcacacatgtgcacacacacacagacacacacatacacacacacacacagtgcacagcGACACACAGGACCAAATATTGGGCAGTATTGTTCTTGTTTGCTATCCTTCAttgttactttttatttttacttatttattcatttttttttgcgtttttaCAGTTGCGTCTGAGTGGAGGCCGGAACCCGTCTGAGGGCCGCGTGGAAGTTCTGGCAGAAAAGAACGGTTCTCTTGTGTGGGGAACTGTGTGCAGTGAGAACTGGGGTATTGTGGAAGCTATGGTGGTGTGTAAACAGCTGGGTCTTGGTTACGCCAGTCATGCCTTTCAGGTAAATCCACATATCATGTCATTTCATCTGCTGTGGAAACTGAATCAGCATTTACTGTGTCTCTGCAGAGAGCCTGTTACAGGTCAcaccccctttttctctcaggcTAATGACATGGAAAAAAGCCAGTTcacttaaatttttttttttgaacttggTCATAAAGGGATATTTCTGTTTAGCTAAAGGCAATCACAGTTTACAGCTATGGAATGCTGATGTGAGCTGAGGTCAGCCCGTCTCCGGTCAGACGGCTTCTGCTTCCACATTAACTGTGTTCTGGCGTAAGAAAACAGCATGGTCACTTTAAGAGAGGTTCTGCATGTTGCCTGCTCTTTGAAGATTAATTAGTCCACCTCCAACGAGAGAAGTGTGACTTTCACGTCACGCCAGTTAGATCTGATGTCACAGACCAGAAATAAACCATGGAATCTGCTTTAAAAGATTATTttacaacactgaaaacacgGACTGAATCCTCAGACGACGCACTGTTACACCTTTAGCCTGTTAACACCTCTTAAATTAAATtctgaaatgtcattttcacaacCATATCATAACCCGAAAACAAGACAGTGCTGGTGACATGTGACATCTTTAATGCGTGACATCACACAGATGACAAAAGGCCtctctgcaggatcgagtgacatattgtgtctgggtttttttttttttcattagcagAGCAGTGATAGGGGAGAGGGTTGGGGAGATACCTCTGGCATCTGGTGACATAAAGCTGGAAACTATTTACAGATTATGGTATGGAAAAACCAGTCTGATGGGGGAGTTTTTATGAGTGGAAATTGAAACGggctgaaggttttttttttgcagggtaATGACACGATTAAGTATGATTATAATGATAGTTTAAAATACACCTCAGCTTTTAAGGGCCCGTTAATGGACATGCTGGACTAAATGGCCAAGTCTTCAATGCTACACAGTTCAAGCTCTCagactcctgtgtgtgtgtgtgtgtgtgtgtgtgcgtgtgtgtgtgtatgtgtgtgtgtagtgtgtgtgtagtgtgtatgtgtgtgtgtgtgtgtgtgtatatgtatgtgtgtgttgtgtgtgtgtgttgtgtgtgtgtagtgtgtagtgtgtgtgtgtgtgtgtgtgtacccagaTTCTACCGCAAACGTTCACAGGCATATTTTTTTTGGATTGGTTATGAAAATGCACATTAAATTGAACAGAGTAAACTCGGTCCCCGCGTAACCCTGGAAACGGGGTCTCTCTGCAGGAAGTTGTCGTACTGCTTGTTGTGTAAAAGTATCGCTGTGTTATCTGTCGTccaataaacaaaagcacagacatGACTCCAGATGGCGGAATATTCTGTCATTAAACATGATTCGCTTGGCAGCTTGGACTTAGGCCTGTTTCCACACAGCAATCTTGTAAGTGTTTCTCCAGGCAAGgcaagatagaaagagaaagggagagagagaaagagagagaaagaaagagagagagagaaagagagagagaaagggagggagagagagagagagagagagagagagagagaaaaacagagagagaaagagagagagagaaagggagggagagagagagagagagagagagagaaagggaggggggggggggggggcggagagagagaaagggagggagagagagagagagagaagaggggggaggagaACACATGGAAAATATgacagtggactgtgtgtgcGCCCCCACGTCCTCTCCCCCTGTGTGGGACTCCCCAGAGCTTCCAGACCCAGTCATGCTGTGGTCGCAGCCTAACTCACTTCATATGGGGGTCCTGACTCAGCACCATGGAAACAGAGATTACAGCAGTACACTGTGGCTACCAATGGAAGTGGCCCAGACTGGAGAAGTAATATTATGTGTGCTTTtaacccagacacacactcttacctACAGACACCTATTCACACGTgcccatgtgcacacacacacacacgcacacacacacacacacaccctcaaacacacagacaccctcaaacacaaacacacacacacaaacacacacacacacacacacaccctcaaacacacagacacacacacacacacacacacacacgcacacacacacacagacacatgcacaccctcaaacacagacacacagacacacacacacgcacacacacacacacacacacacacacacacacagataccttAACAAGCTCTCTCGGTCTCAGACaaggaaaataaatatcatGACAATAAATCTGGTTATGCAATTGTTCGGCAGGAAGTCCAGACGAATACATAAGGAGCAGACTCATTCAGTGCATACATACACCAGTCCACTGCTCCCCTCTGGATAAAGATTTAAGATGCCTGTAGCTGACAAGAACCGCTTTAAAAACCCCCACAGTGAATCCCAGTgctatttctgttttaaacaaagTCAGGGACTGGTGATTTAGATATACTGTGAAATAAGTGGACAGTGGTGTAGATGCTggaataatgtgtttttttgtgagaaattgcatgtgctgtgtgtactgTCATGTAACTAATgtcttaaatgatttttttttgtttcttttaaatggttaaatgtgtattttttattattattaaattaagATGCTTGAGCTGAAGGCAGATTTCCATTATATGAGTGTGATGGACAATAAGGAGGTTTTTTATTCTATTAAAGACCTGTAAGTGGTAAACCAGATGTCTCTGAAGCTGCTGAAGTAATAGTGAAAGTCATTGAggaatgattttaaaatgagatggTGCCCTCTTGTGGTAAGAAAGTAGAGCTGCAACAtgtggaagtgagagagagaggaaacagcatTGTGACTGAGTTGAAACGGGTCAGTCACCGAAGCTCTTCCATCATGTTGGCTCACCCTGCCCATCACACTGCCATGCCAACGGTGGTCATGGTAACCAACGGAGGTTACGGTAACACTGTGCCcatgtgtgtcagtcctgtGGGTGTGATGACCTGACTGGgtcctgtggtgtgtgttacaggagacATGGTACTGGCCGGGGGACGTCAGTGCAGATGATGTGGTGATGAGTGGGGTCCGGTGTTCGGGCACAGAGATGACTTTGGCTCAGTGTCTGCACCACGGGAAACATCTCAGCTGTCCCAAGGGAGGGGGCCGATTCGCTGCTGGGGTGTCCTGttcagagagtaagagaaaccttacaccccccccctcctcacagGGCTGTCCTGTTCAGCGAATAAGGGAGActtaaccccccccacccacctctgCTGCTTCCACACTTGACCAGTACCGTTTTTATTCTATAAGGAACAGTATCTAATCTACATGTtgttctatctatctatctatctatctatctatctatctatctatctatctatctatctatctatctatctatctatctatctatcatctgtgtatttgtacatatgtctgtgtctgtgtatgtatataattttacatacatacacatagcaTTTCCACACCTTATGAACTGATATATGTTATTTCATTACCTGTTTTCCGTCCTCTCTGCGCGTTTAGTTAATCTTTAATGCACCGGAGCATTACGGGATTAATCTTTAATCCAGTGGATGGATATTCTGTGATTAGAGGCCCTGCTATGGTTTTATGGATTAATAACGACATAATGACACCTCCTCCCGTCTCCTCCACAGCGGCTCCCGACCTGGTGCTGAACGCTCAGTTGGTGGAGCAGACCACATACCTGGAGGACAGGCCCATGTATGCGCTGCAGTGTGCCCATGAGGAGAGCTGTCTCTCCAGCACGGCCAACAGCGCAGATCACTCATCCTACCGCCGCCTGCTCCGCTTCTCCTCACAAATCCACAACAACGGCCTGTCTGACTTCAGACCCAAAGCCTCACCCCACGCCTGGATCTGGCACGAGTGTCACAGGTAACTCACCCaccccctgacccctgaccctgaCTGACCTGAATCAGAGACCAATTAGACCAGGTAAACAGCACTGATTGACCAGCAGTGAAGACAGAGgcaggacaacaacaacaacaacaacaacaataaagagcaaaaaaaacccaaacaattgggatgttttgagtgtgtgcttatatattgtatatatatgtttgtgtgtgtgtgtgtgtctgtgtgtgtgtgtgtttgtgtgtgtgtgcgtgcacgtgtgtgtgtgtgtgtgtatgtgtgtgtgtgtgtgtgtgtgtgtgtgcgcgcatgcgtgtgcgtgtgcgtgtgtgtgtgtgtgcaggcattaTCACAGTATGGAAGTCTTCACACACTACGACCTGATGACTCTGAACGGGACCAAGGTGGCTGAAGGACACAAGGCGAGTTTCTGTCTGGAGGACACAGAGTGTGATGAGGGTAAGAGGTCGCGACCTTCAGCCCCAAACACATCCCCTTTCAAAAGACTGGGACACTTATAAAAGCACCTTCTGACAGAGAGCTCCCtctgacactgctgtgtgtggctCCTCTGTGCGTCTCTGACAGGGGTCCGGAAGAGATTTGTGTGTGCTAACTTTGGAGAGCAGGGAATCAGCGTGGGCTGCTGGGACACGTACAGACATGACATCGACTGTCAGTGGATCGACGTGACAGACGTCAAACCGGGAGACTACGTGTTGCAGGTGCAGCCAGTCATTTCTTTCCTTCGgttcagataaaaacaaacaaacaaacaaacaaaaaaacaacttcacattatatgcagtgacacacaaacGCTGCTCTGTGAAACACATGTGTGCTGTTTCCTGGCGCCCTGTTATCTGCTCCTGTATAAACTGCTAGCGTGACTGAAAAACCGTCTGTGTCCGACCGACAGATTGTCATCAACCCGAACTACGAAGTGGCCGAGTCTGATTACACCAATAACGTCATGAAGTGTAACTGCCGCTATGACGGTTACCGGATATGGACGTATAACTGTCACACAGGTATGTTCCGTGTTATTGTGCTCATCCTCCCTAACGATTCAAACAGCTTTTCCAAACAGACTACAGTCACAGGTTTGATCtctaactgaaactgaaactagtctgggcggcacggtggcacagtgggtagtgctgtcgcctcacagcaagaaggtctcgggttcgattcttAGGGTCCCAGGGTCCTtcccagggtcctttctgtgtggagtttgcatgttctccacatgtctgcgtgggtttcctctaacagtccaaagacatgcaggttaggtgaattggagacactagaTTGCCCccaggtatgaatgtgtgtgtttgtctgtgtgtctgccctgtgatggactggcgacctgtccagggtgtttctctgcctttgcCCTATGAGctctgggataggctccagcaccccctgcgaccctaattaggataagtggcttagataatgagtgaaaCTGGTCTGTATACAATTCTCCTAGAATAGGTACAGTGTTCAGTGGCCCTCTGCTATGGTCCCGTTTCAGTCCCATCATGCATTGTCAGTGTAATGCACCTTCCCGTGGCTGTGATAATCTcagattaggaaaaaaaagggactgGTGAACCAGAATCTGACCCATTGTTTTACCAGGCTTTCATCTAATAGTTACTGGAATGGCTGGGCTCTGTTCTAATTCTCTCCCATGGCTCTTTCACCTTATGGCCCTCTCTGCTGCAGTGACTAAAATTCCAACAGAACTGAATGTGTTAAGGCAACATCAGAGAAAGATTACAGAAACAAAGCCTCCATACAAACTGATATTTATCCTACTCTTTGCAAGTCCAAGATTGTATTTAGAGGGGGAAATGAAGAGAATTGGAAGAGGGCCCAAATATTCAGTTATCTGAGAGACTTATGGTCTGGATCttatgtgtgaaaggggcttatCATGCTCTTGCTAAAATCAGGCCATTTGAACTGACAGACTGTTAGTGTTTAAACGACATTTGTGCAGCCCTGTGCAGTAGCAGGTCATTATGAATGAAGATGTAGAGAGTGATTGTGCAGTCTGAGTGGAATATTACTCatggcctgtgtgttttctctctctctctgtgtgtgtgtgtgtgtgtgtgtgtgttgtgcaggaGGCTCACGGAGCTCTGACACTGAGGATGCCTTCCCTGGGTTAAGGACTAACCAGCTGTATCACAGATAGAGAGCCTAAGGACTCTGGCTTTG includes the following:
- the loxl2a gene encoding lysyl oxidase homolog 2A, with the translated sequence MLRNILFLFLCLSLSLSPSAQTEPRIQLRLAGNKRKHYEGRVEVYYNGEWGTVCDDDFSINAAHVVCRELGYVEAVSWSHSSKYGGGEGRIWLDNVHCTGRERSLADCPSNGFGVSDCRHTEDVGVLCSQKRIPGFKFISTVNNDVESVNVRVEDVRIRAISSHRKRIPISEGFVEVKDGGKWRQICDEDWTEMNSRVVCGMYGFPGEKGFKTKIYKMLSMRRKKNYWGFSVNCTGNEAHLSNCRLGRAIELKGNGTCAGGMPAVVSCVPGRAFAPSHSAGFLKAYRQEQPLVRLRGGANVGEGRVEVLKNGEWGTVCDDNWNLKAATVVCRELGFGSAKEALTGARLGQGMGPVHMNEVECSGFEKSLTECFFNKDALGCSHEEDAAVKCNVPAMGFQSRLRLSGGRNPSEGRVEVLAEKNGSLVWGTVCSENWGIVEAMVVCKQLGLGYASHAFQETWYWPGDVSADDVVMSGVRCSGTEMTLAQCLHHGKHLSCPKGGGRFAAGVSCSETAPDLVLNAQLVEQTTYLEDRPMYALQCAHEESCLSSTANSADHSSYRRLLRFSSQIHNNGLSDFRPKASPHAWIWHECHRHYHSMEVFTHYDLMTLNGTKVAEGHKASFCLEDTECDEGVRKRFVCANFGEQGISVGCWDTYRHDIDCQWIDVTDVKPGDYVLQIVINPNYEVAESDYTNNVMKCNCRYDGYRIWTYNCHTGGSRSSDTEDAFPGLRTNQLYHR